A genome region from Cucurbita pepo subsp. pepo cultivar mu-cu-16 chromosome LG02, ASM280686v2, whole genome shotgun sequence includes the following:
- the LOC111785683 gene encoding vacuolar cation/proton exchanger 3-like: MGSIEEGTNYLSDEDIPLKGTPVAKNLSHSFDCETVHVRSSPDDKRWWKTNNIRFRPLESAKIVLIKAKINVLLPFGPLAILLHYLTGKHGLVFFFTLLGITPLAERLGYATEQLASYTGPTVGGLLNATFGNATEMIISIYALKSGMIRVVQQSLLGSILSNMLLVLGCAFFTGGIVHHKNVQTFNKGTAVVNSGLLLMAVMGTTFPAVLHFTHTELHSGESALSLSRFSSCIMLIAYASFLFFQLKSQHNLYGSLDEEGDGEVEEDPEIYAWEAIGWLAILTVWVSILSGYLVDAIEGASESLHLPVAFISVILLPIVGNAAEHASAIMFAMKDKLNITLGVAIGSSTQISMFVIPFCVVVGWCMGIPMDLNFKLFETATLFITVLVVAFMLQEGTSNYFKGLMLILCYLIVAASFFVHVDPSSDDD; encoded by the exons ATGGGATCGATAGAGGAGGGAACAAATTACCTATCTGACGAAGATATTCCATTGAAGGGAACACCAGTTGCGAAAAACTTATCGCATAGCTTTGACTGTGAGACGGTTCATGTGCGTTCCTCCCCAGATGATAAAAGATGGTGGAAGACTAACAACATTCGTTTTAGACCTCTTGAAAGTGCTAAAATAGTGTTGATTAAAGCAAAGATCAACGTGTTACTTCCTTTTGGTCCTTTGGCAATCCTGCTACATTATTTAACTGGAAAGCAT GGTTTGGTCTTCTTTTTCACTTTACTTGGAATTACACCTTTGGCAGAACGTCTTGGTTATGCAACAGA GCAGCTTGCTTCCTATACTGGTCCAACAG TTGGTGGTCTTTTGAATGCAACATTTGGAAATGCAACCGAAATGATTATATCGATTTATGCATTAAAGAGTGGGATGATTAGGGTTGTTCAACAGTCGTTATTGGGATCAATCTTGTCGAATATGCTCCTAGTGCTTGGTTGCGCTTTCTTCACTGGTGGGATTGTTCATCATAAGAATGTGCAGACTTTCAATAAG GGTACTGCTGTTGTGAATTCAGGATTGTTGTTAATGGCTGTTATGGGAACAACGTTTCCGGCTGTGCTCCATTTCACCCACACAGAACTTCATTCTGGAGAGTCAGCATTGTCTCTTTCAAGGTTTAGCAGTTGTATAATGTTAATTGCATATGCAagcttccttttctttcaactAAAAAGTCAGCACAATCTCTATGGTTCTCTTGATGAG GAAGGTGATGGTGAAGTTGAGGAGGATCCTGAGATTTATGCTTGGGAAGCAATTGGGTGGCTTGCTATCTTGACTGTATGGGTATCGATTTTATCTGGATACCTTGTTGATGCTATCGAG GGAGCATCTGAATCATTACATTTGCCAGTGGCTTTTATTAGTGTAATTTTGTTGCCAATAGTTGGAAATGCTGCTGAACATGCAAGTGCAATCATGTTTGCCATGAAGGATAAGCTT AACATCACCCTTGGAGTTGCTATTGGATCATCAACACAAATATCCATGTTTGTG ATCCCATTTTGCGTCGTTGTTGGATGGTGTATGGGAATACCAATGGACTTGAACTTTAAACTCTTTGAGACTGCAACTCTGTTTATAACTGTGCTAGTGGTGGCCTTTATGTTGCAG GAGGGGACGTCAAATTATTTCAAAGGTCTAATGCTTATTCTATGCTACCTCATTGTGGCAGCCAGCTTCTTTGTACATGTTGACCCTAGCAGTG ATGATGATTAA
- the LOC111789298 gene encoding mitogen-activated protein kinase kinase 5-like, whose protein sequence is MRPLQPPQGVNPATDRPRRRPNLTLPLPQRDNTSLAVPLPLPPTSSNAAPPPSTSQLHNGNRPPEPQPQPQPQKHQVFSLADFERVSRIGSGCGGTVYKVIHRPTGRVYALKVIYGNHEDAVRLQMCREVEILRDVDNPYVVKCHDMFDHNGEIQVLLEYMDRGSLEGTHIPQEHHLSDLARQILSGLAYLHSRRIVHRDIKPSNLLINSRRQVKIADFGVGRILEQTMDPCNSSVGTIAYMSPERINSDLNQGQYNGYAGDIWSFGVSILEFYLGRFPLAVERPGDWASLMCAICMAQPPEAPPTASPEFRHFIACCLQREARKRWTAAALLEHAFIAGKNGAASQYQNQQTHHQNLRQLLPPPPLRPSSFS, encoded by the coding sequence ATGAGACCGCTTCAGCCGCCGCAGGGTGTAAATCCGGCCACCGATCGTCCTCGTCGCCGCCCGAATCTAACCCTTCCTCTTCCGCAGCGGGACAATACGTCTTTGGCTGTTCCTCTCCCTTTGCCTCCGACGTCTTCTAACGCCGCTCCTCCTCCTTCCACCAGTCAACTCCACAACGGCAACCGTCCACCGGAGCCTCAGCCACAGCCTCAGCCGCAGAAGCATCAGGTTTTCAGCCTCGCCGACTTTGAGCGAGTCAGTCGAATCGGAAGTGGATGCGGAGGCACCGTCTACAAAGTGATTCACCGTCCCACCGGCCGCGTCTATGCTCTGAAGGTCATTTATGGAAACCACGAGGACGCGGTTAGGCTTCAGATGTGCCGTGAGGTTGAGATCCTTCGCGACGTTGACAATCCCTATGTGGTCAAGTGCCACGATATGTTCGATCACAACGGCGAAATCCAGGTTCTCCTTGAATACATGGATCGAGGCTCCCTGGAAGGAACGCACATCCCTCAAGAACATCATCTCTCCGATTTGGCTCGCCAGATTCTCAGCGGCCTCGCTTATCTCCATAGCCGCCGCATCGTACATCGCGACATCAAACCCTCGAATCTCCTAATTAATTCCCGGAGGCAGGTTAAGATCGCCGATTTCGGCGTCGGTCGAATCCTGGAACAGACGATGGATCCTTGCAATTCCTCCGTTGGAACTATTGCGTACATGAGCCCCGAGAGAATCAATTCCGATCTAAATCAGGGCCAGTACAATGGCTACGCAGGGGATATTTGGAGTTTTGGGGTTAGCATATTGGAATTCTACCTCGGACGGTTTCCTCTTGCCGTGGAGAGGCCTGGGGACTGGGCGAGCTTGATGTGTGCTATATGTATGGCTCAGCCACCGGAGGCGCCGCCCACCGCGTCGCCGGAGTTTCGCCATTTTATTGCCTGTTGTTTGCAGAGAGAAGCTCGGAAGAGATGGACTGCAGCTGCACTACTGGAACATGCGTTTATAGCGGGGAAAAATGGAGCGGCGAGTCAGTACCAGAATCAGCAAACTCATCACCAGAATCTTCGTCAACTATTACCTCCGCCGCCCCTTCGTCCTTCCAGCTTTTCttga
- the LOC111787785 gene encoding receptor-like protein kinase → MQLVSHHFLLLVCFSFLIYVVSGLTSDGLALLSLQTRWTTDTPFVPPWNASHSTPCSWAGIQCDKNLRVTTLNLSSHGVSGQIGPEIGNLTHLRTIDLISNTFSGAIPYGIGNCSHLEFLDLSLNQFGGQVPHSLTNLRNLTFLNLHSNVLTGAIPDSLFQILNLQYVYLSENSLNGSIPSNVGNLKQLLHLYLYGNQLSGTIPSSIGNCSQLQDLYLNQNQLVGVLPNTLNHLHNLVNLGVSHNNLEGPIPLGSGNCQSLEYIDLSFNGYSGGIPAGLGNCSGLTTLLIVNSSLTGHIPSSIGQLSNLTTIDLSKNQLSGNIPSEFGDCKSLKELDLYVNQLEGRIPNELGLLHGLEVLQLFSNSLTGEIPISIWKIASLQHIIVYNNNLSGELPLIITELKHLRNISVFNNQFSGVIPQSLGLNSSLVQVEFTNNQFVGRIPPYLCSGKTLRVLNLGLNQFQGSVPSDIGTCSTLQRLILRRNNLIGTLPEFKRNHGLRFVDASENNLNGTIPSSLGNCINLTSINLSSNKLTGRIPDELGYLVNLQSLSLSHNILDGPLPSSLSNCTKLDKFDAGFNLLNGSVPRSLASWKVISTLILKENRFTGGIPNVLSELDSLSLLDLGGNLFGGEIPSSLGALKNLFYSLNLSNNGLTGQLPSELASLVKLGELDISHNNLTGSLSVLGELSSSLLELNISDNLFTGPVPQTLMKLLNSDPSLFSGNPGLCISCDGLDGLSCSRTSSIKPCASRSSSRLSNIQIAMIALGSSIFIVLLLLGLVYKFVYRRRNKQNIETSVQVGETSLLNKVMEATDNLDERFVIGRGAHGVVYKASLDSNRTFAVKKLTFVGCKGGRQNMVKEIRTVGNIRHRNLITLEDFWLGKDHGLLLYTYQPNGSLYDVLHGMNPSPALTWKVRYNIATGIAHGLAYLHYDCDPPIIHRDIKPQNILLDSEMEPRIADFGLAKLLDQTSASTTSSSFAGTIGYIAPENAFSAAKSKASDVYSYGVVLLELITGKKPSDASFTEFGSIMAWVRSVWNETEEIDRIVDPRLVEEVVNSDEKEQIKQLLMVVLRCTEREANKRPTMRDVVNHLVDSNTSHVRKYD, encoded by the exons ATGCAGCTTGTTTCCCACCATTTCTTGCTACTGGTATGCTTCTCTTTCCTTATCTATGTCGTTTCTGGTTTAACCTCCGATGGGTTGGCTTTATTGTCACTCCAAACCCGCTGGACTACCGACACCCCTTTTGTGCCTCCATGGAATGCTTCTCATTCCACTCCCTGTTCTTGGGCTGGGATTCAATGCGATAAAAACCTTCGTGTCACCACCTTGAATCTCTCTTCCCATGGGGTTTCAGGTCAGATTGGGCCCGAAATTGGGAATTTGACCCACTTGCGTACCATTGATTTGATATCCAACACTTTTTCTGGTGCAATTCCTTATGGGATAGGCAACTGTAGCCATTTAGAGTTCTTGGATCTCTCCCTTAACCAATTTGGTGGACAAGTTCCTCATTCCTTAACAAACCTTAGGAACTTGACGTTTTTGAACCTCCATTCCAATGTTCTAACAGGTGCAATACCCGACTCCTTATTTCAAATCCTGAATTTGCAGTATGTGTATCTTAGTGAAAATAGTCTCAACGGTTCTATTCCTTCCAATGTGGGGAATTTGAAGCAGCTGTTGCATTTGTATTTGTATGGAAATCAGTTGTCTGGAACCATACCTTCTTCCATAGGGAATTGTAGCCAATTACAGGATCTTTACTTGAACCAGAACCAGTTGGTGGGAGTGTTGCCCAATACCCTTAACCATCTTCATAATCTTGTGAATTTGGGTGTCAGCCACAACAATCTTGAGGGTCCAATTCCTTTGGGTTCCGGCAATTGCCAGAGTTTAGAATATATAGACTTGTCATTCAATGGTTATAGTGGAGGTATACCTGCTGGGCTGGGCAACTGTAGTGGCCTAACAACCTTGCTCATTGTAAATTCCAGCCTCACAGGTCATATTCCGTCCTCCATCGGTCAGTTAAGTAATCTTACAACTATCGATCTCTCTAAAAATCAACTATCAGGGAATATACCTTCCGAGTTTGGGGATTGCAAATCCTTGAAAGAACTGGATTTGTACGTCAACCAACTCGAGGGACGTATCCCGAATGAATTGGGTTTGCTACATGGATTAGAGGTCCTTCAATTGTTTTCAAATAGCTTGACTGGTGAGATTCCAATTAGCATCTGGAAGATTGCAAGTCTCCAGCATATTATTGTGTACAACAACAACCTTTCTGGGGAACTGCCCTTGATAATAACTGAGCTCAAGCACCTCAGAAATATATCTGTGTTTAACAACCAGTTTTCTGGAGTTATACCTCAAAGTCTGGGGCTCAACAGTAGTTTAGTGCAGGTGGAGTTCACTAATAACCAGTTCGTTGGTCGAATTCCACCTTATTTATGCTCGGGAAAGACATTACGCGTGTTAAATTTAGGTTTGAATCAATTTCAAGGTAGCGTACCTTCAGATATTGGAACATGTTCGACTCTTCAGAGGTTGATTTTGAGAAGGAATAATCTAATAGGGACCCTGCCAGAATTTAAGAGAAATCATGGCCTTCGGTTCGTGGATGCCAGTGAAAACAACCTGAATGGAACAATTCCCTCAAGTTTGGGAAATTGCATCAATCTCACCTCGATTAATTTGTCAAGCAACAAGCTTACAGGTCGTATACCTGATGAGTTGGGATATCTTGTGAACCTTCAAAGTTTGAGCTTGTCTCACAACATCTTGGATGGACCTTTACCATCTTCTCTGTCAAATTGTACCAAACTGGATAAGTTTGACGCAGGATTCAATTTATTGAACGGTTCTGTACCTCGTAGTTTAGCCAGCTGGAAAGTTATATCCACGTTGATATTAAAAGAGAATCGATTTACTGGAGGCATCCCGAACGTATTGTCAGAACTTGACAGCCTTTCACTGCTAGACCTTGGTGGCAATTTGTTTGGAGGTGAAATCCCTTCATCTCTTGGAGCATTGAAGAATCTGTTTTATTCCTTGAATCTCAGTAACAATGGGTTAACTGGCCAACTACCTTCTGAGCTAGCTAGTTTGGTCAAGCTTGGGGAGTTAGACATATCTCACAATAATTTGACTGGAAGTTTAAGCGTTCTTGGCGAACTAAGTTCATCCTTACTTGAGCTTAACATTTCTGATAATTTATTCACGGGTCCTGTGCCACAGACATTAATGAAGTTGCTGAATTCTGATCCCTCATTGTTCTCCGGTAACCCTGGGCTGTGCATCAGCTGTGATGGACTAGATGGCTTAAGTTGCAGCAGAACAAGCAGTATCAAACCCTGTGCTAGCCGTTCAAGCTCTCGTCTTAGCAATATACAAATTGCAATGATAGCTCTCGGAAGTTCGatctttattgttcttttgctTCTCGGATTGGTTTATAAGTTTGTTtacagaagaagaaacaaacaaaacattgaGACCTCTGTTCAAGTGGGAGAAACTTCCTTGCTCAACAAGGTGATGGAGGCTACTGATAATCTAGATGAGCGGTTCGTCATCGGGAGAGGAGCACATGGCGTCGTTTATAAGGCTTCCCTAGATTCAAATAGAACTTTTGCTGTAAAGAAGCTTACATTTGTAGGATGTAAAGGGGGAAGGCAGAACATGGTTAAAGAAATTCGAACTGTTGGCAACATTAGGCACCGGAACTTGATCACTTTGGAAGACTTTTGGTTGGGAAAAGACCATGGTCTATTGCTTTACACATACCAGCCGAATGGAAGCCTTTATGATGTGCTGCATGGGATGAATCCATCTCCAGCTCTAACATGGAAAGTCCGGTATAATATAGCCACTGGTATTGCTCATGGATTGGCGTATCTTCATTACGATTGCGATCCTCCTATAATACACCGAGACATCAAACCGCAGAATATACTTCTAGATTCAGAGATGGAACCTCGTATCGCTGATTTCGGTCTTGCAAAGCTGCTGGATCAGACCTCTGCATCGAcgacttcttcttcttttgcgGGTACAATTGGCTACATTGCACCAG AGAATGCATTTTCAGCAGCAAAGAGCAAAGCTTCAGATGTGTACAGTTACGGGGTGGTTTTACTTGAGCTGATAACGGGAAAGAAGCCATCAGATGCATCATTTACGGAGTTCGGGAGTATCATGGCTTGGGTTCGGTCGGTATGGAACGAGACGGAGGAAATAGATAGAATTGTTGATCCAAGGCTGGTGGAAGAAGTTGTAAACTCTGATGAGAAGGAGCAGATTAAGCAGTTACTTATGGTGGTTTTGAGATGCACAGAAAGGGAGGCTAACAAGAGGCCAACAATGAGAGATGTAGTGAACCACTTGGTTGATTCAAACACAAGTCATGTCAGGAAATATGACTAA
- the LOC111789362 gene encoding D-3-phosphoglycerate dehydrogenase 2, chloroplastic-like, whose protein sequence is MASSSANALFSSSLAPSIPKSPLLSISNSSVSLNLLPTLPSSSSSRCNFIPIRSVLKTVETLELHTSDLADPTFPNTRSTILVAEKLGEAGLKLLRSFGDVDCAYDLSPEHLCAKISSCDALIVRSGTTVNRQVFEAAKGRLKVVGRAGVGIDNVDLQAATEFGCLVVNAPTANTIAAAEHGIALLTAMARNVAQADASMKAGKWERNKYVGVSLVGKTLAVMGFGKVGSEVARRAKGLGMQVIAHDPYAPVDRARAIGVELVSFNQAISTADFISLHMPLTPTTSKIFNDDTFALMKKGARLINVARGGVIDEDALVRALDSGVVAQAALDVFAEEPPPKDSKLVQHKNVTVTPHLGASTKEAQEGVAIEIAEAVVGALNGELSATAVNAPMVAPEVLSELAPYVVLAEKLGRLAVQLVAGGSGIKSIKVVYRTGRTPDDLDTRLLRAMITKGIIEPISDSHINLVNADFTAKQKGLRISEERVEVNAPPEYPVDSIQILVSNVESKFASAVSEKGEVAIEGKVKYGVPHLTRVASFNVDVSLEGKLILCRQVDQPGMIGRVGSILGENNVNVNFMSVGRMTRKKRAIMAIGVDEEPNKESLRKIGEVPAVEEFVFLDL, encoded by the exons ATGGCTTCCTCCTCTGCCAATGCCCTCTTTTCCTCTTCCCTCGCACCCTCCATTCCCAAATCCCCTCTTCTCTCCATCTCCAactcctctgtttctctcAACCTCCTCCCcactcttccttcttcttcttcttctcgcTGCAATTTTATTCCAATCCGCAGCGTTTTGAAGACGGTGGAAACCTTGGAGCTTCACACCTCCGATCTCGCCGACCCCACTTTCCCCAACACAAGATCCACCATTTTGGTCGCCGAGAAACTTGGAGAGGCCGGTCTGAAGCTTCTCCGGAGCTTCGGCGACGTTGACTGCGCTTACGACCTCTCGCCGGAACACCTCTGCGCCAAGATCTCTTCCTGCGACGCCTTAATTGTTCGAAGTGGCACCACGGTCAATCGACAGGTCTTTGAAGCGGCGAAAGGGCGGTTGAAGGTTGTCGGAAGAGCCGGTGTTGGTATTGACAATGTGGATCTTCAAGCCGCCACTGAGTTCGGTTGTCTTGTCGTGAATGCTCCGACTGCCAACACCATCGCCGCCGCCGAACATGGAATTGCGTTGCTTACTGCCATGGCTCGTAACGTCGCTCAGGCTGATGCCTCCATGAAAGCAG GAAAGTGGGAACGGAACAAATACGTGGGAGTGTCACTGGTGGGTAAGACACTGGCAGTGATGGGATTCGGGAAAGTGGGATCGGAAGTGGCGAGACGCGCCAAGGGATTAGGGATGCAAGTAATAGCGCACGATCCTTACGCGCCGGTGGACCGAGCCAGAGCCATCGGCGTCGAATTGGTGTCCTTCAACCAAGCCATTTCCACCGCTGATTTCATTTCGCTTCACATGCCGCTCACTCCGACGACCTCAAAGATTTTCAACGATGATACCTTTGCTCTGATGAAGAAAGGGGCTCGTCTGATTAATGTTGCTAGAGGAGGTGTGATTGATGAAGATGCCCTTGTTAGAGCCCTCGATAGCGGAGTGGTTGCCCAG GCGGCGCTTGACGTCTTTGCAGAGGAGCCTCCGCCGAAGGACAGCAAGCTGGTGCAGCATAAGAATGTTACTGTCACGCCTCATCTTGGAGCTAGCACTAAGGAAGCACAG GAAGGTGTTGCCATTGAAATAGCCGAAGCTGTCGTTGGAGCTTTGAACGGCGAACTTTCTGCCACCGCCGTCAACGCTCCCATGGTCGCCCCAGAGGTACTGTCGGAGTTGGCACCGTACGTGGTACTGGCGGAGAAACTGGGGCGGCTGGCGGTGCAGCTGGTGGCCGGAGGGAGCGGgataaaatcaataaaagtGGTGTACAGAACAGGGCGAACCCCAGACGATTTAGACACGAGGCTGTTACGAGCCATGATCACGAAAGGCATAATCGAACCCATCTCGGACAGCCACATAAACCTGGTGAACGCGGATTTCACGGCCAAGCAAAAGGGACTCCGGATAAGCGAGGAGCGGGTGGAAGTGAACGCACCACCGGAGTATCCAGTGGACTCGATCCAAATCCTGGTCTCCAACGTGGAGTCGAAGTTCGCCAGCGCAGTGAGCGAGAAGGGTGAGGTGGCAATCGAAGGGAAGGTGAAGTACGGGGTGCCGCATCTGACACGTGTAGCGTCGTTCAACGTGGACGTGAGTTTGGAAGGGAAGTTAATCCTGTGCCGGCAGGTGGACCAGCCGGGGATGATCGGACGGGTGGGGAGCATTCTGGGAGAGAACAATGTGAATGTGAACTTCATGAGCGTGGGGAGGATGACGAGGAAGAAAAGGGCGATAATGGCGATCGGGGTGGATGAAGAACCCAATAAGGAAAGTCTGAGGAAAATTGGAGAAGTTCCTGCTGTCGAAGAGTTTGTGTTTTTGGACCTATAA